The proteins below are encoded in one region of Ricinus communis isolate WT05 ecotype wild-type chromosome 6, ASM1957865v1, whole genome shotgun sequence:
- the LOC8288412 gene encoding sterol 3-beta-glucosyltransferase UGT80B1 isoform X2, translating into MEAEMEKKRKPVALFMAFGTKGDVYPIAAIAAAFACDQKRHNVVLVTHSAHESLRSHLEGRHVTLLPIKSPPVLSVHNNHESTGSQGLALSLDKKIITREHRQECHSAVEGIFGHGSSMEDFIVINFFALEGWSLAELFHVRCVVAAPYVIPYSAPSSFEVHFRKELPLLYEYLQAAPINKVCWKDVTHWMWPLFTENWGSWRNDDLNLSSCPLTDPVTGLPTWHDWPPAPLLLYGFSKEIVECPDYWPSNVRVCGFWFLPCEWQFSCKKCGDISAISSSESPRSETEMCADHMKLQHFLKASVPPIFIGLSSVGSMGFLKHPQAFLWVIQTVLEITNFKFILFTSGYDPLDEAVRILNSETSCIDQRQYSNEGMCLFNGRLFCFPGGSTAAALYAGIPQVVCPFMLDQFYWAERMYWLGVAPEPVKQSYLVPDKINEMSIRVAANMLSKSINDTLSPKVKARAIEIAARISLEDGVMEAVKILEQEMNCSG; encoded by the exons ATGGAAGcagaaatggaaaagaaaaggaaaccaGTGGCTCTTTTTATGGCTTTTGGCACCAAAGGCGATGTCTACCCAATTGCA GCCATTGCTGCAGCTTTTGCTTGTGATCAGAAACGACACAATGTGGTTTTAGTTACACATTCAGCACATGAG AGCTTAAGGTCTCACTTGGAAGGAAGACATGTTACCCTCCTTCCTATTAAATCACCACCTGTTCTTTCTGTTCATAACAATCATGAATCCACAG GTTCACAAGGATTAGCTTTATCACTTGACAAAAAGATTATTACAAGGGAGCATAGACAAGAATGCCATTCTGCAGTTGAAGGAATTTTTGGACATGGCTCAAGCATGGAGGATTTTATTGTGATCAATTTTTTTGCTTTG GAAGGGTGGAGCCTTGCAGAACTTTTTCATGTTCGTTGTGTTGTTGCTGCTCCTTATGTTATTCCATACAG tgcGCCCTCATCATTTGAGGTTCACTTCAGAAAAGAGCTCCCCCTTCTCTATGAATATCTTCAAGCAGCTCCTATTAACAAG GTTTGCTGGAAAGACGTGACTCATTGGATGTGGCCACTTTTTACTGAAAATTGGGGATCATGGAGAAATGATGATTTGAATCTGAGTTCCTGCCCTCTTACA GATCCAGTAACAGGTCTTCCTACTTGGCATGATTGGCCACCAGCTCCCCTACTCTT GTATGGATTTAGCAAGGAAATTGTCGAATGCCCAG ACTATTGGCCATCAAATGTTCGTGTTTGTGGGTTTTGGTTCCTTCCTTGTGAGTGGCAGTTTTCATGTAAGAAGTGTGGAGATATTTCAgcaatttcttcttctgaaAGTCCTAGATCAGAAACTGAAATGTGTGCGGATCATATGAAGTTACAACATTTTCTGAAGGCATCAGTGCCACCTATTTTCATAGGGCTAAGTTCTGTTGGAAG CATGGGCTTTCTGAAGCACCCTCAAGCATTCCTTTGGGTCATTCAAACTGTACTGGAGATcacaaatttcaaatttatcctttttacTTCTGGCTATGACCCTTTAGATGAAGCAGTCAGAATTCTCAATAGTGAAACTTCCTGCATAGATCAAAGGCAGTACAGCAATGAGGGAATGTGTCTCTTTAATGGTCGGCTCTTCTGCTTTCCCGG TGGTTCCACTGCTGCAGCGCTATATGCGGGAATCCCTCAG GTAGTATGTCCATTTATGTTGGATCAGTTCTATTGGGCTGAGAGGATGTATTGGCTTGGCGTTGCCCCAGAACCTGTTAAACAGAGTTATCTGGTTCCggataaaataaatgagatgagTATCAGGGTTGCTGCGAATATGCTATCAAAATCCATAAATGACACATTATCTCCTAAAGTTAAAGCACGCGCGATTGAAATTGCTGCAAGAATCTCTCTTGAG GATGGAGTCATGGAAGCTGTAAAGATACTTGAACAAGAGATGAATTGTTCTGGTTAA
- the LOC107262009 gene encoding basic proline-rich protein-like gives MAEIRANCFWVVLVFAFACSLADARLNFGMLPKGPLPPSGPDPHIHSPPPPKLPFSRVNFGEYPKGEVPPSGQAPPIHDPPHFGILPKGIVPPFRQTPPTHDPTSVLKHWNFGVLPKGEVPPSGQNPPIHDPPHFGMLPKGIVPPSGQTPPIHDPTSLLKHWNFGMLPKGEVPPSGQTPPIHNPPVVRSNN, from the coding sequence ATGGCAGAAATCAGGGCGAATTGTTTCTGGGTAGTGTTGGTTTTTGCTTTTGCCTGTTCCCTTGCTGATGCTAGATTGAATTTTGGGATGCTACCTAAAGGTCCTCTTCCCCCCTCCGGGCCTGACCCACATATTCATTCTCCACCACCCCCAAAACTACCATTTAGTCGTGTGAATTTTGGGGAGTATCCCAAGGGAGAAGTTCCTCCATCCGGACAGGCTCCACCTATTCATGACCCCCCACACTTTGGAATATTGCCAAAAGGAATTGTCCCTCCATTCAGACAAACTCCTCCTACTCATGACCCAACATCAGTTTTGAAGCATTGGAATTTTGGGGTGTTGCCTAAAGGAGAAGTTCCTCCATCCGGACAGAATCCACCTATTCATGACCCTCCACACTTTGGGATGTTGCCAAAAGGAATTGTCCCTCCATCGGGACAAACTCCTCCTATTCATGACCCAACATCATTGCTGAAGCATTGGAACTTTGGGATGCTGCCTAAGGGAGAAGTTCCTCCGTCCGGACAGACTCCACCTATTCATAACCCACCTGTCGTTAGATCTAATAACTGA
- the LOC8288412 gene encoding sterol 3-beta-glucosyltransferase isoform X3 has protein sequence MEAEMEKKRKPVALFMAFGTKGDVYPIAAIAAAFACDQKRHNVVLVTHSAHESLRSHLEGRHVTLLPIKSPPVLSVHNNHESTGSQGLALSLDKKIITREHRQECHSAVEGIFGHGSSMEDFIVINFFALEGWSLAELFHVRCVVAAPYVIPYSAPSSFEVHFRKELPLLYEYLQAAPINKVCWKDVTHWMWPLFTENWGSWRNDDLNLSSCPLTDPVTGLPTWHDWPPAPLLLYGFSKEIVECPDYWPSNVRVCGFWFLPCEWQFSCKKCGDISAISSSESPRSETEMCADHMKLQHFLKASVPPIFIGLSSVGSMGFLKHPQAFLWVIQTVLEITNFKFILFTSGYDPLDEAVRILNSETSCIDQRQYSNEGMCLFNGRLFCFPGMIPYNWLFPRCLAAIHHGGSGSTAAALYAGIPQEELG, from the exons ATGGAAGcagaaatggaaaagaaaaggaaaccaGTGGCTCTTTTTATGGCTTTTGGCACCAAAGGCGATGTCTACCCAATTGCA GCCATTGCTGCAGCTTTTGCTTGTGATCAGAAACGACACAATGTGGTTTTAGTTACACATTCAGCACATGAG AGCTTAAGGTCTCACTTGGAAGGAAGACATGTTACCCTCCTTCCTATTAAATCACCACCTGTTCTTTCTGTTCATAACAATCATGAATCCACAG GTTCACAAGGATTAGCTTTATCACTTGACAAAAAGATTATTACAAGGGAGCATAGACAAGAATGCCATTCTGCAGTTGAAGGAATTTTTGGACATGGCTCAAGCATGGAGGATTTTATTGTGATCAATTTTTTTGCTTTG GAAGGGTGGAGCCTTGCAGAACTTTTTCATGTTCGTTGTGTTGTTGCTGCTCCTTATGTTATTCCATACAG tgcGCCCTCATCATTTGAGGTTCACTTCAGAAAAGAGCTCCCCCTTCTCTATGAATATCTTCAAGCAGCTCCTATTAACAAG GTTTGCTGGAAAGACGTGACTCATTGGATGTGGCCACTTTTTACTGAAAATTGGGGATCATGGAGAAATGATGATTTGAATCTGAGTTCCTGCCCTCTTACA GATCCAGTAACAGGTCTTCCTACTTGGCATGATTGGCCACCAGCTCCCCTACTCTT GTATGGATTTAGCAAGGAAATTGTCGAATGCCCAG ACTATTGGCCATCAAATGTTCGTGTTTGTGGGTTTTGGTTCCTTCCTTGTGAGTGGCAGTTTTCATGTAAGAAGTGTGGAGATATTTCAgcaatttcttcttctgaaAGTCCTAGATCAGAAACTGAAATGTGTGCGGATCATATGAAGTTACAACATTTTCTGAAGGCATCAGTGCCACCTATTTTCATAGGGCTAAGTTCTGTTGGAAG CATGGGCTTTCTGAAGCACCCTCAAGCATTCCTTTGGGTCATTCAAACTGTACTGGAGATcacaaatttcaaatttatcctttttacTTCTGGCTATGACCCTTTAGATGAAGCAGTCAGAATTCTCAATAGTGAAACTTCCTGCATAGATCAAAGGCAGTACAGCAATGAGGGAATGTGTCTCTTTAATGGTCGGCTCTTCTGCTTTCCCGG TATGATACCATACAATTGGCTATTTCCAAGATGCCTGGCTGCAATTCATCATGGGGGCAG TGGTTCCACTGCTGCAGCGCTATATGCGGGAATCCCTCAG GAAGAGTTGGGATAG
- the LOC8288414 gene encoding protein SUPPRESSOR OF GENE SILENCING 3 — MAHIMNDNSDPNPFPLLGTVYGKGSGGSYVKQLSIDAANINVIASQIGTRSSTASVWGCPNLMHKLRMQCNGNSRTTQTADSKNLSSCGHELSSTQNRNLEQGCSVAASQVGSTPLNTGEPRKEKDENLPRFPAGGAGHDKKSIACKNDDYDDDDQIVFGSSDDDDLLDYNSDLVTSETSNQRCKRRNWFESFFDDLNKLNIEELNSTARKWHCPACKGGPGAIDWYRGLEPLMHHAVTRKTRRVKLHRVFAEFLNEETRKRGMSVAPVGVAFGRWQGLNERVKDYEIIWPPMIVIMNTRHEQKENGKWIGMGNQELLDHFKPYAALKARHSYGPQGHRGMSMLIFDDSTAGYLEAARLHKHFKEQGRDREAWKSNRFPFCSGGKRQLYGYMASKEDLEFFNQHSQGRSKLKFEMRSYQEMVEKKIGQINENNQQLEKCKDKMAKEQKHLQILAESVIWLSEELRKTTEKNRSMRQQNRFLLEENKEEMNSQEQFFMDQIKLFHQALDAKQGKFEKLQQANQEKVGQPNANLSAIKETHKTENIVCNVSLGDKEMEMEREKLIKSHEDKKAVLIKRCCEELLNLEKEFENELTQLMRKYKNNSDHPEANNS, encoded by the exons ATGGCACACATAATGAATGATAACAGTGATCCTAATCCATTTCCTCTGCTGGGGACTGTGTACGGAAAAGGTTCTGGTGGTAGCTATGTTAAGCAACTGAGTATAGATGCAGCAAACATCAATGTGATAGCTTCACAGATTGGTACGCGGAGTTCTACTGCTAGCGTGTGGGGATGTCCTAACTTGATGCATAAGCTGCGAATGCAGTGTAATGGTAATTCCAGGACAACTCAAACTGCtgattctaaaaatttatcgAGCTGTGGACATGAACTGTCCTCTACACAGAACAGAAACCTTGAGCAGGGATGCAGTGTGGCTGCTTCTCAAGTTGGCTCTACTCCGTTAAATACTGGGGAGCCGAGAAAGGAGAAGGATGAAAACCTTCCAAGATTCCCAGCTGGTGGTGCTGGTCATGATAAGAAAAGCATTGCTTGCAAGAATGATGACTACGATGATGATGATCAAATTGTGTTTGGCAGcagtgatgatgatgatctACTTGATTACAATTCAGATTTAGTTACAAGTGAAACCAGCAATCAGAGATGCAAGAGGAGGAACTGGTTCGAGTCATTCTTTgatgatttaaataaattgaatattgAGGAGTTGAACTCAACGGCAAGAAAGTGGCATTGCCCTGCTTGCAAAGGGGGTCCTGGTGCCATTGACTGGTACCGAGGACTAGAGCCCCTAATGCATCACGCCGTGACAAGAAAGACAAGAAGGGTAAAGCTCCATCGCGTATTTGCTGAATTTTTGAATGAGGAGACACGGAAGAGGGGAATGTCAGTCGCACCAGTTGGTGTAGCCTTTGGTAGATGGCAAGGTCTAAACGAGAGAGTAAAAGATTATGAAATAATTTGGCCTCCAATGATTGTCATCATGAACACAAGACATGAGCAGAAGGAAAATGGCAAG TGGATTGGAATGGGTAACCAGGAGCTTTTGGACCACTTCAAACCATATGCTGCATTGAAGGCCCGGCATTCATATGGTCCCCAAGGGCATAGGGGCATGAGTATGTTGATTTTTGATGACTCCACAGCAGGTTATTTAGAGGCTGCTCGCCTGCATAAGCATTTCAAAGAGCAAGGAAGAGACAGGGAAGCCTGGAAAAGTAATAGATTTCCTTTCTGTTCCGGCGGGAAGCGCCAACTCTATGGATACATGGCTTCAAAAGAAGATTTGGAATTTTTCAACCAGCACTCACAAG ggAGGTCCAAGctgaaatttgagatgaggtCATACCAAGAGATggttgagaaaaaaataggGCAAATAAATGAGAATAATCAGCAGCTTGAGAAGTGTAAGGACAAGATGGCTAAAGAACAAAAGCATTTACAAATTTTAGCTGAATCAGTAATCTGGCTGAGTGAGGAATTGCGCAAGACTACAGAAAAAAACCGCAGTATGAGACAGCAAAATAGATTCCTgctggaagagaacaaagaagag ATGAATTCACAAGAACAATTTTTCATGGATCAAATCAAACTTTTTCATCAAGCTCTAGATGCAAAGCAAGGTAAATTTGAGAAGTTACAACAGGCAAATCAGGAGAAAGTTGGGCAGCCAAATGCAAATCTCTCTGCCATAAAGGAGACACACAA GACGGAGAACATTGTATGTAACGTCAGCCTCGGGGATAAAGAGATGGAAATGGAGAGGGAGAAGCTGATAAAAAGTCATGAAGACAAGAAGGCTGTACTTATAAAGAGATGTTGTGAGGAGTTGCTTAACTTGGAAAAGGAGTTTGAAAATGAGCTAACCCAGCTCATGAGAAAGTACAAAAACAACTCAGATCACCCTGAGGCCAACAACAGCTAG
- the LOC8288412 gene encoding sterol 3-beta-glucosyltransferase UGT80B1 isoform X1, whose protein sequence is MEAEMEKKRKPVALFMAFGTKGDVYPIAAIAAAFACDQKRHNVVLVTHSAHESLRSHLEGRHVTLLPIKSPPVLSVHNNHESTGSQGLALSLDKKIITREHRQECHSAVEGIFGHGSSMEDFIVINFFALEGWSLAELFHVRCVVAAPYVIPYSAPSSFEVHFRKELPLLYEYLQAAPINKVCWKDVTHWMWPLFTENWGSWRNDDLNLSSCPLTDPVTGLPTWHDWPPAPLLLYGFSKEIVECPDYWPSNVRVCGFWFLPCEWQFSCKKCGDISAISSSESPRSETEMCADHMKLQHFLKASVPPIFIGLSSVGSMGFLKHPQAFLWVIQTVLEITNFKFILFTSGYDPLDEAVRILNSETSCIDQRQYSNEGMCLFNGRLFCFPGMIPYNWLFPRCLAAIHHGGSGSTAAALYAGIPQVVCPFMLDQFYWAERMYWLGVAPEPVKQSYLVPDKINEMSIRVAANMLSKSINDTLSPKVKARAIEIAARISLEDGVMEAVKILEQEMNCSG, encoded by the exons ATGGAAGcagaaatggaaaagaaaaggaaaccaGTGGCTCTTTTTATGGCTTTTGGCACCAAAGGCGATGTCTACCCAATTGCA GCCATTGCTGCAGCTTTTGCTTGTGATCAGAAACGACACAATGTGGTTTTAGTTACACATTCAGCACATGAG AGCTTAAGGTCTCACTTGGAAGGAAGACATGTTACCCTCCTTCCTATTAAATCACCACCTGTTCTTTCTGTTCATAACAATCATGAATCCACAG GTTCACAAGGATTAGCTTTATCACTTGACAAAAAGATTATTACAAGGGAGCATAGACAAGAATGCCATTCTGCAGTTGAAGGAATTTTTGGACATGGCTCAAGCATGGAGGATTTTATTGTGATCAATTTTTTTGCTTTG GAAGGGTGGAGCCTTGCAGAACTTTTTCATGTTCGTTGTGTTGTTGCTGCTCCTTATGTTATTCCATACAG tgcGCCCTCATCATTTGAGGTTCACTTCAGAAAAGAGCTCCCCCTTCTCTATGAATATCTTCAAGCAGCTCCTATTAACAAG GTTTGCTGGAAAGACGTGACTCATTGGATGTGGCCACTTTTTACTGAAAATTGGGGATCATGGAGAAATGATGATTTGAATCTGAGTTCCTGCCCTCTTACA GATCCAGTAACAGGTCTTCCTACTTGGCATGATTGGCCACCAGCTCCCCTACTCTT GTATGGATTTAGCAAGGAAATTGTCGAATGCCCAG ACTATTGGCCATCAAATGTTCGTGTTTGTGGGTTTTGGTTCCTTCCTTGTGAGTGGCAGTTTTCATGTAAGAAGTGTGGAGATATTTCAgcaatttcttcttctgaaAGTCCTAGATCAGAAACTGAAATGTGTGCGGATCATATGAAGTTACAACATTTTCTGAAGGCATCAGTGCCACCTATTTTCATAGGGCTAAGTTCTGTTGGAAG CATGGGCTTTCTGAAGCACCCTCAAGCATTCCTTTGGGTCATTCAAACTGTACTGGAGATcacaaatttcaaatttatcctttttacTTCTGGCTATGACCCTTTAGATGAAGCAGTCAGAATTCTCAATAGTGAAACTTCCTGCATAGATCAAAGGCAGTACAGCAATGAGGGAATGTGTCTCTTTAATGGTCGGCTCTTCTGCTTTCCCGG TATGATACCATACAATTGGCTATTTCCAAGATGCCTGGCTGCAATTCATCATGGGGGCAG TGGTTCCACTGCTGCAGCGCTATATGCGGGAATCCCTCAG GTAGTATGTCCATTTATGTTGGATCAGTTCTATTGGGCTGAGAGGATGTATTGGCTTGGCGTTGCCCCAGAACCTGTTAAACAGAGTTATCTGGTTCCggataaaataaatgagatgagTATCAGGGTTGCTGCGAATATGCTATCAAAATCCATAAATGACACATTATCTCCTAAAGTTAAAGCACGCGCGATTGAAATTGCTGCAAGAATCTCTCTTGAG GATGGAGTCATGGAAGCTGTAAAGATACTTGAACAAGAGATGAATTGTTCTGGTTAA
- the LOC8288412 gene encoding sterol 3-beta-glucosyltransferase isoform X4, translating into MEAEMEKKRKPVALFMAFGTKGDVYPIAAIAAAFACDQKRHNVVLVTHSAHESLRSHLEGRHVTLLPIKSPPVLSVHNNHESTGSQGLALSLDKKIITREHRQECHSAVEGIFGHGSSMEDFIVINFFALEGWSLAELFHVRCVVAAPYVIPYSAPSSFEVHFRKELPLLYEYLQAAPINKVCWKDVTHWMWPLFTENWGSWRNDDLNLSSCPLTDPVTGLPTWHDWPPAPLLLYGFSKEIVECPDYWPSNVRVCGFWFLPCEWQFSCKKCGDISAISSSESPRSETEMCADHMKLQHFLKASVPPIFIGLSSVGSMGFLKHPQAFLWVIQTVLEITNFKFILFTSGYDPLDEAVRILNSETSCIDQRQYSNEGMCLFNGRLFCFPGMIPYNWLFPRCLAAIHHGGSGSTAAALYAGIPQVH; encoded by the exons ATGGAAGcagaaatggaaaagaaaaggaaaccaGTGGCTCTTTTTATGGCTTTTGGCACCAAAGGCGATGTCTACCCAATTGCA GCCATTGCTGCAGCTTTTGCTTGTGATCAGAAACGACACAATGTGGTTTTAGTTACACATTCAGCACATGAG AGCTTAAGGTCTCACTTGGAAGGAAGACATGTTACCCTCCTTCCTATTAAATCACCACCTGTTCTTTCTGTTCATAACAATCATGAATCCACAG GTTCACAAGGATTAGCTTTATCACTTGACAAAAAGATTATTACAAGGGAGCATAGACAAGAATGCCATTCTGCAGTTGAAGGAATTTTTGGACATGGCTCAAGCATGGAGGATTTTATTGTGATCAATTTTTTTGCTTTG GAAGGGTGGAGCCTTGCAGAACTTTTTCATGTTCGTTGTGTTGTTGCTGCTCCTTATGTTATTCCATACAG tgcGCCCTCATCATTTGAGGTTCACTTCAGAAAAGAGCTCCCCCTTCTCTATGAATATCTTCAAGCAGCTCCTATTAACAAG GTTTGCTGGAAAGACGTGACTCATTGGATGTGGCCACTTTTTACTGAAAATTGGGGATCATGGAGAAATGATGATTTGAATCTGAGTTCCTGCCCTCTTACA GATCCAGTAACAGGTCTTCCTACTTGGCATGATTGGCCACCAGCTCCCCTACTCTT GTATGGATTTAGCAAGGAAATTGTCGAATGCCCAG ACTATTGGCCATCAAATGTTCGTGTTTGTGGGTTTTGGTTCCTTCCTTGTGAGTGGCAGTTTTCATGTAAGAAGTGTGGAGATATTTCAgcaatttcttcttctgaaAGTCCTAGATCAGAAACTGAAATGTGTGCGGATCATATGAAGTTACAACATTTTCTGAAGGCATCAGTGCCACCTATTTTCATAGGGCTAAGTTCTGTTGGAAG CATGGGCTTTCTGAAGCACCCTCAAGCATTCCTTTGGGTCATTCAAACTGTACTGGAGATcacaaatttcaaatttatcctttttacTTCTGGCTATGACCCTTTAGATGAAGCAGTCAGAATTCTCAATAGTGAAACTTCCTGCATAGATCAAAGGCAGTACAGCAATGAGGGAATGTGTCTCTTTAATGGTCGGCTCTTCTGCTTTCCCGG TATGATACCATACAATTGGCTATTTCCAAGATGCCTGGCTGCAATTCATCATGGGGGCAG TGGTTCCACTGCTGCAGCGCTATATGCGGGAATCCCTCAG GTCCATTGA